In Anseongella ginsenosidimutans, one genomic interval encodes:
- a CDS encoding winged helix-turn-helix domain-containing protein, with translation MKAFLEHFDKAFENRVRLQIMSVLVANESYDFNSLKELLKVTDGNLASHLKTLEKETYIEVNKKFVGRKPNTRYTASKKGREAFRKHLEALELLIEQQKR, from the coding sequence GTGAAAGCATTCCTGGAACACTTCGATAAGGCATTTGAGAATCGCGTACGTCTCCAGATAATGAGCGTACTGGTTGCAAATGAAAGTTACGACTTCAATTCACTGAAAGAATTACTGAAGGTAACCGACGGCAATCTTGCGTCCCATTTAAAAACCCTGGAAAAAGAAACCTATATCGAAGTGAACAAGAAATTTGTGGGACGGAAGCCCAATACACGGTATACGGCTTCAAAAAAAGGGAGAGAAGCTTTCAGGAAACACCTGGAAGCATTGGAACTACTAATAGAGCAACAGAAGAGATAA
- the creD gene encoding cell envelope integrity protein CreD, whose product MDTPQQTENIPAVKKLADSVVLKAVLIGGLTLLLLIPTVWIQSLIQERQQRQDEVIAEISDKWAGQQLLEGPVLLLPYKSMVGRRDTSGAITYKEVISTIHILPETLEITGSAATETLHRGIYDAVVYDADIKVSGRFSPLDLKKPGIDPAGILWNEAKVVIGLSDLKGLKNNPVIRLGSETYGVEPDFTSLKLFSHNLVILPDLGTVRNTGLDFSFDLDLKGSRQLSFLPLGKTTTVKLESQWNNPSFTGRYLPEERQVGQDGFTAAWTMPYFNRPYPQQWTGENTALQAEEKAASFGVEFLLPVDQYQKTMRSAKYAVLIILLTFAALFFSEFLGKRKVHPFQYLLIGAAMIIYYILLLSFSEQLDFNTAYLIASAATVILIGAFLAAILNKRSAAALAAILSTFYVFIFVLIQLQDLALLLGSVGLFLIVAVMMYFSAKMDWSRQLS is encoded by the coding sequence ATGGATACGCCACAACAAACAGAAAACATCCCCGCCGTAAAAAAACTTGCGGATTCGGTGGTACTCAAAGCAGTCCTCATCGGCGGCCTCACGCTGCTGCTGCTTATTCCGACAGTCTGGATACAATCGCTGATACAGGAGAGGCAGCAGCGACAGGACGAGGTCATTGCTGAAATTTCAGACAAATGGGCGGGACAGCAGCTGCTGGAAGGGCCTGTACTGCTGCTGCCCTATAAGTCAATGGTCGGCCGCAGAGACACATCGGGAGCCATCACGTACAAGGAAGTAATAAGTACGATCCATATTCTTCCGGAAACGCTGGAAATTACCGGCAGCGCGGCAACGGAAACCCTGCACAGGGGCATCTATGACGCCGTGGTGTATGATGCAGACATCAAAGTAAGCGGCAGGTTCAGCCCGCTTGACCTGAAAAAGCCGGGCATCGACCCGGCCGGGATCCTATGGAACGAAGCAAAAGTAGTGATTGGGCTAAGCGACCTGAAAGGCCTGAAGAACAACCCCGTCATCCGGCTTGGCAGTGAGACGTACGGCGTGGAACCGGACTTCACTTCCCTGAAATTATTCAGTCATAACCTGGTCATCCTCCCGGACCTGGGAACCGTCCGGAATACGGGGCTCGATTTTAGTTTCGATCTTGACCTGAAAGGATCGCGGCAGCTCAGCTTTCTTCCGCTGGGAAAAACCACCACCGTAAAACTGGAAAGCCAGTGGAATAACCCCAGTTTTACAGGCCGTTACCTGCCGGAAGAACGCCAGGTAGGTCAGGACGGGTTCACCGCGGCCTGGACGATGCCTTACTTTAACAGGCCCTATCCGCAGCAATGGACCGGGGAAAACACGGCGCTGCAGGCCGAAGAAAAAGCGGCCTCTTTCGGCGTGGAATTTCTTTTACCGGTAGATCAGTACCAGAAGACGATGCGTTCCGCAAAATATGCCGTGCTGATCATCCTGCTGACCTTTGCCGCCTTGTTCTTTTCCGAGTTTCTCGGGAAGAGGAAAGTGCATCCTTTCCAGTACCTGCTTATCGGCGCGGCAATGATTATCTATTATATTTTATTGTTGTCCTTCAGCGAACAGCTTGATTTTAATACGGCCTACCTGATCGCTTCGGCTGCTACGGTGATCCTTATCGGTGCCTTCCTTGCCGCCATTCTGAATAAACGATCGGCCGCGGCCCTTGCGGCAATATTAAGTACTTTCTATGTCTTTATTTTCGTACTTATCCAATTGCAGGACCTGGCCTTGCTTCTCGGAAGCGTGGGTTTGTTCCTGATCGTTGCTGTCATGATGTATTTTTCCGCGAAGATGGACTGGAGCAGGCAACTGTCTTAG
- a CDS encoding FGGY-family carbohydrate kinase: MIPCIAVFDIGKTNKKLLLFDEQYNVIHSLARQFDEITDEDGYPSENLEEVSAWVLSTWKQLEDDRHFDIKALNFTTYGASLVHLDGEGNTVGALYNYLKPFPEDLLRKFREDYGEEVQFCTETASPPLGMLNSGLQLYWLKYARKELFSKVRYSLHLPQYFSRLLGGRYCSEYTSVGCHTGLWDFNAGDYHRWVKNEGLDVLFPPLVTDPFNGAIPFRGGYIPLGTGLHDSSSALIPYRKQAGTSFMLLSTGTWGITLNPFAREPLNPELLLSDCLNFMSPGGETVRASRFFLGHYHDEMLKRLESVFHPAAIKIIGWDREEVEKWRNADLNGLGEDFEKWDMSYFKEFRHAYASLMRALVKKQSRAIRLAAGSEGQHDILYLDGGFSKNPLFIAMLKKEFPGLSIESLGFHEGTALGAAMHLGLF; this comes from the coding sequence ATGATTCCTTGTATTGCAGTATTTGATATAGGTAAAACGAATAAAAAATTATTGCTTTTTGACGAGCAATATAACGTTATCCATTCCCTTGCCCGGCAGTTTGATGAAATAACGGATGAAGATGGGTATCCCAGTGAAAACCTGGAGGAGGTAAGCGCCTGGGTACTTTCCACCTGGAAACAGCTGGAAGATGACCGGCATTTTGATATTAAAGCCCTTAATTTTACCACCTACGGCGCCAGCCTTGTCCATCTGGACGGGGAAGGTAACACGGTGGGGGCGCTTTACAACTATCTAAAGCCTTTCCCGGAAGATCTTCTCCGGAAGTTTCGCGAAGATTACGGGGAAGAGGTACAGTTTTGCACGGAAACGGCCTCTCCTCCGCTGGGTATGCTGAATTCCGGCCTGCAGCTATACTGGCTGAAATATGCCCGGAAGGAGCTTTTCAGCAAGGTCCGTTATAGCCTTCACCTGCCGCAGTACTTTTCCCGGCTTCTCGGAGGCCGTTATTGTTCGGAATATACAAGCGTGGGCTGCCATACCGGCTTGTGGGATTTCAATGCAGGCGACTATCACCGCTGGGTGAAGAATGAAGGCCTGGACGTGCTTTTTCCCCCGCTGGTCACCGATCCTTTTAACGGGGCCATTCCCTTCAGGGGCGGGTATATTCCCCTGGGGACAGGCCTGCATGACAGTTCTTCCGCCCTGATCCCTTACCGGAAACAGGCTGGCACTTCTTTTATGCTACTTTCCACGGGTACCTGGGGAATTACGCTGAACCCTTTTGCCCGGGAGCCGCTGAATCCCGAACTGCTGCTTTCGGATTGCCTCAACTTTATGAGCCCCGGAGGAGAAACGGTGCGGGCATCGCGCTTCTTCCTCGGGCATTATCACGATGAAATGCTGAAACGGCTGGAAAGCGTATTTCACCCCGCCGCTATCAAGATCATCGGCTGGGACCGGGAAGAAGTTGAAAAATGGCGCAACGCAGATCTGAACGGCCTTGGCGAGGATTTTGAGAAATGGGATATGAGCTATTTCAAAGAATTCCGCCATGCTTACGCCAGTCTGATGCGGGCCCTGGTGAAAAAGCAATCCCGGGCCATCCGTCTTGCAGCCGGCAGCGAAGGACAACATGATATCCTTTACCTGGATGGCGGCTTCAGTAAAAACCCCCTGTTCATTGCCATGCTGAAAAAGGAATTCCCGGGATTGTCCATTGAGTCGCTGGGCTTTCATGAAGGGACAGCCCTGGGCGCTGCTATGCACCTCGGGCTGTTCTGA
- a CDS encoding TIM barrel protein — MIIEKEAVESFNRKYRAKHERQFSWLKEELSEQGVDTEALVAQLQAFQVAIPSWALGTGGTRFGRFAGGGEPGSLEQKIEDIGLLHALNKSSGAISLHIPWDIPEDPAHIKKLAESHGIRFDAVNSNTFQDQKGQQLSYKFGSLCHTDAAVRKQAVAHNIEVIRHGMALGSKSLSLWLSDGSCFPGQQNLARAFNYTLESLREIYEALPEGWQFLVEYKPYEPNFYSTVIQDWGTSHLLCSKLGEKANVLVDLGHHLPNTNIEQIVAILINEKRLGGFHFNDSKYGDDDLTVGSIRPYMLFLIFNELVEGIRQSGGDSNAYAWMIDASHNVKDPLEDLLQSVEAILLAYAQAMLINRESLDNAQLANDAGRAQQILQQAFRTDVRPLVKEAMLRSGAALDPLGLFRELKVRERLIEERGASSQATGL; from the coding sequence ATGATCATAGAAAAGGAGGCGGTTGAATCCTTCAACAGGAAGTACCGTGCAAAACACGAACGGCAATTTTCCTGGCTGAAAGAAGAGCTTTCCGAACAGGGAGTGGATACGGAAGCGCTGGTAGCGCAGCTGCAGGCCTTCCAGGTAGCGATTCCCAGCTGGGCGCTGGGTACCGGGGGCACGCGGTTCGGCCGCTTTGCCGGCGGAGGGGAACCCGGCAGCCTGGAACAAAAGATCGAAGACATCGGCCTGCTGCACGCCCTGAATAAAAGCAGCGGCGCCATCTCCCTGCATATTCCCTGGGATATCCCGGAGGATCCTGCACATATTAAAAAACTGGCGGAGTCGCACGGTATTCGTTTTGACGCCGTCAATTCGAACACGTTCCAGGACCAGAAGGGGCAGCAGCTTTCTTATAAGTTCGGGTCGCTTTGCCATACCGATGCTGCCGTCCGTAAGCAGGCGGTTGCCCATAATATTGAGGTGATCCGCCACGGCATGGCGCTGGGATCCAAATCCCTTTCGCTCTGGCTTTCGGACGGCTCCTGTTTCCCGGGGCAGCAGAATCTGGCAAGGGCCTTTAATTATACGCTGGAAAGCCTGCGGGAAATTTACGAGGCGCTGCCGGAAGGATGGCAGTTCCTGGTAGAATATAAACCCTACGAACCTAATTTTTATTCAACCGTTATCCAGGACTGGGGCACTTCCCATTTACTTTGTTCAAAGCTTGGCGAAAAAGCAAATGTGCTGGTGGACCTTGGGCATCACCTGCCCAATACGAATATTGAGCAGATCGTGGCTATCCTGATCAATGAAAAACGGCTTGGCGGTTTTCATTTCAACGATTCCAAATACGGAGACGATGATCTTACCGTCGGAAGCATCCGCCCTTACATGCTTTTTCTTATCTTTAACGAGTTGGTGGAGGGGATCCGTCAGTCGGGCGGCGACAGTAATGCCTATGCCTGGATGATCGATGCCAGCCACAATGTGAAGGATCCCCTTGAAGACCTTCTTCAGTCGGTAGAAGCTATCCTGCTTGCTTATGCACAGGCGATGCTGATCAACAGGGAATCTCTGGACAACGCGCAGCTGGCCAATGATGCCGGCAGGGCGCAGCAGATCCTTCAGCAGGCTTTCCGTACCGATGTACGGCCGCTGGTAAAGGAAGCCATGCTGCGGTCGGGGGCCGCGCTGGATCCCCTGGGGCTTTTCAGGGAGTTAAAGGTTCGCGAAAGGCTGATTGAAGAAAGGGGCGCTTCCTCACAAGCCACAGGTTTGTAG
- a CDS encoding L-rhamnose/proton symporter RhaT, protein MAIISGILSACFNYGIEAGRPMAEAAELAGANPLFRNNISFVVILWGGLTTNLIWCMILNARNRTFGDYTNKAAPLARNYLFSAMAGTTWFLQFFFYGMGESKLGNGASSWILHMAFIILASNLWGIALKEWQGVSNKTFKTILAGIAVIILSVVIVGYGNSLAS, encoded by the coding sequence GTGGCCATTATTTCCGGGATCCTCAGCGCCTGCTTTAATTACGGGATTGAGGCCGGCCGGCCCATGGCCGAAGCAGCCGAACTGGCAGGAGCGAACCCGCTTTTCCGGAATAACATTAGTTTTGTAGTGATCCTCTGGGGAGGGCTCACGACTAACCTTATCTGGTGCATGATACTGAACGCACGTAACAGGACATTTGGCGATTATACAAATAAGGCTGCGCCACTGGCGCGTAACTACCTTTTTTCGGCCATGGCCGGTACCACCTGGTTCCTCCAGTTTTTCTTCTACGGAATGGGCGAAAGCAAGCTGGGCAACGGGGCCAGTTCCTGGATATTGCACATGGCCTTTATCATACTCGCATCCAACCTTTGGGGGATTGCTTTGAAAGAATGGCAGGGAGTAAGTAATAAAACTTTTAAAACTATATTAGCGGGGATTGCTGTGATCATATTGTCTGTAGTAATAGTCGGTTACGGCAATTCCCTGGCATCTTAA
- a CDS encoding L-rhamnose/proton symporter RhaT, with protein sequence MGAVLGVIFHAIGGFASGSFYIPFKKVRNWAWESFWIVGGIFSWLVVPFIAAWLTIPGFMSVICGTEGETVFWTYAMGFLWGIGGLTFGLGIRYLGVSLGQSVALGFTSAFGALLPPIYRDLFSPGSEGTFSSMLTSTGGRLVLLGALVCLAGIYICGKAGMLKEAELSDEQKQKA encoded by the coding sequence ATGGGAGCAGTTTTAGGTGTTATTTTTCATGCGATCGGCGGATTTGCCTCCGGCAGTTTTTATATTCCTTTTAAGAAGGTTAGAAATTGGGCATGGGAAAGTTTTTGGATCGTCGGCGGAATATTTTCCTGGCTTGTCGTTCCCTTCATAGCTGCCTGGTTAACTATTCCCGGGTTTATGTCCGTTATCTGCGGAACGGAGGGAGAAACGGTTTTCTGGACCTATGCAATGGGCTTTTTATGGGGGATAGGCGGGCTTACCTTTGGCCTGGGCATTCGTTACCTGGGGGTTTCGCTGGGCCAGTCGGTAGCGCTGGGTTTCACTTCGGCCTTTGGCGCCTTGCTGCCGCCCATTTACCGGGACTTGTTTTCTCCTGGTTCGGAAGGAACCTTTTCTTCGATGCTGACCAGTACGGGAGGAAGGCTGGTACTTCTTGGAGCGCTTGTTTGCCTTGCGGGCATCTATATATGCGGAAAAGCCGGCATGCTGAAGGAAGCGGAGCTGAGCGATGAACAGAAACAAAAAGCGTAA
- a CDS encoding SGNH/GDSL hydrolase family protein: protein MSASTTVPGTGDTLAVLYEKQLNNSGSFPELLLNGVGEFTADGLQITGKEDVAKLDKFYAIAERKVQYLVSFSADAKAVFRSSEGDFIAYVDVQHKRISIATSPGVEETVNFLQADRDYLVEVYHIYQQAKLRITDVLTGEAAEIAVVHDGQGGVGKGVLQQGFNVGMQWDRYCFGLAGGASMTIKKIAVYALKKKVKLLIYGDSITQPEGYFPSKDFPLSWTQRIIRKLKGDAMSSGRGGATIDMVLEYIQNELPYIEAEYVMVTIGTNGGNTAPKLTQLVDYIKSRGAIPILNNIPCNESATQIAENLLIEEVRRQSGIKGCKFDLATSLPDDGKVVDKSMMYWEDYSGSYGWQIYHHPNEKGGATMYERTLSDVPEIYE, encoded by the coding sequence ATGAGTGCATCGACAACGGTGCCCGGAACTGGCGACACGCTGGCTGTACTATATGAAAAGCAGTTAAACAACAGTGGTTCATTCCCGGAGTTATTATTAAACGGAGTTGGGGAATTCACCGCGGATGGGCTACAAATTACCGGAAAAGAGGATGTCGCAAAGCTGGATAAGTTTTACGCGATTGCCGAACGAAAGGTGCAGTACCTGGTAAGTTTTTCGGCGGATGCCAAAGCTGTATTTCGCAGCAGTGAAGGTGATTTTATCGCCTATGTGGATGTGCAGCATAAGCGCATATCCATTGCTACCAGTCCGGGTGTTGAAGAAACAGTGAACTTTTTGCAGGCCGACAGGGATTACCTGGTGGAAGTATACCATATTTACCAGCAAGCGAAGTTGCGCATAACTGATGTGCTAACAGGCGAGGCCGCCGAAATTGCGGTTGTACATGACGGTCAGGGCGGCGTAGGCAAAGGTGTATTGCAGCAAGGATTTAACGTTGGCATGCAATGGGATCGGTATTGTTTCGGACTGGCCGGCGGCGCTTCAATGACAATAAAGAAAATCGCCGTTTATGCCTTAAAGAAAAAGGTGAAACTGCTCATTTACGGCGACTCCATTACGCAGCCAGAAGGATATTTCCCAAGCAAAGATTTTCCGCTTTCCTGGACGCAGCGGATCATCCGTAAACTAAAAGGGGATGCCATGTCAAGCGGACGCGGCGGCGCTACGATAGATATGGTGCTTGAGTACATACAAAACGAATTACCGTATATAGAAGCAGAGTATGTAATGGTTACTATTGGCACCAATGGCGGAAATACAGCGCCTAAATTGACCCAACTGGTGGACTATATCAAGTCCCGGGGCGCTATACCCATTTTAAATAACATTCCCTGCAATGAGAGCGCTACGCAGATCGCCGAGAATCTCCTGATAGAAGAGGTACGCAGGCAGTCCGGAATAAAAGGATGTAAGTTTGATTTAGCCACTTCACTTCCGGACGATGGCAAGGTGGTGGACAAATCAATGATGTATTGGGAAGATTACAGCGGCAGCTATGGCTGGCAAATATACCATCACCCTAACGAAAAGGGCGGCGCCACCATGTATGAACGAACACTTTCGGACGTTCCGGAGATATACGAGTGA
- a CDS encoding PVC-type heme-binding CxxCH protein has translation MNKCIFYSLLLPGVLMVFSCGRGAKDGSAEREPFSAEAGLEALDVADGLEVTLFASEPLVSNPTNMDVDARGRVWVTEGWNYRNWLNTENPYRENGDRIVILEDRDQDGRADTAKVFYQDTLINSAMGIAVLGRQVIVSCSPGVYLLTDTDGDDKADTKELLFTGIGGKQHDHAVHAFVFGPDGKLYFNFGNEGKTILDKNGKALYDPLGRLISAEGEPYRQGMAFRCNPDGSELEVIGHNFRNPYELAVDSYGSVWQTDNDDDGNRSTRVNYVMEYGNYGYSDELTGAWWGDWRINREDSVPLRHWHQTDPGVVPNLLVNGAGSPSGLCMYEGQLLPEAYRGQLIHAEAGMNAVRVYPVSPDGAGFKATRANLLFSTEDKWFRPVDVCAAPDGSLMIADWYDPGVGGHRAGDVELGRIYRIAPKGHAYRPEQSAFDRPEAAVKALASPAQSVRYLAWTALHEMGNRAEPALSKAFTSSHRTMPGNSAGGPAVSSPSESSAREVASPESRLRARVLWLLSKLPENGKHYLELALADSDERIRAAAVRAARQMDLDLVDVLGKVADDPSPLVRRTALVAMHYVNSPEMPALWARFASHYDGRDPWYLEALGIAAENNPDACFSAWLENGGDPASPAGKKIVWRSGSAMALPLLAEMAAAREISDEERRQLFRAIEFHKGKQKQEILLSLIRKQDAGERTAAYALMLAEPESLPKTFAMSQAIENSLRDLEGEPEYIHLVARFQLKGKSPELMEIALDTLAGQEMRENALNTIVNLDLTGDIRSVIDRDDEGSLLLAGLLKEADDDRIFKELQRIILEENFSEDLRREALNSLGATWTGSDKLMLLAETDRLPSQFETLAREILTSTWRPDVLARARAFYQGGEEAEPLPEMSVLLSIDGDITAGETVFTAWCSSCHVINGKGIQFGPELSEIGAKLSEEALYDAIIYPDKGINFGFEGYTVHLKDGSSLTGYITGETAAEVSLRSIGGQTHKLQTADIISRESYEHSLMPSGLGQAMGKNQLANLVAYLSSLKSRK, from the coding sequence AGGGCTGGAATTATCGCAATTGGCTGAATACGGAGAATCCTTACCGTGAAAACGGAGATCGCATTGTGATACTGGAGGATAGGGACCAGGACGGGCGGGCGGATACCGCGAAAGTTTTTTACCAGGATACGCTTATTAATTCCGCTATGGGGATCGCGGTACTGGGCAGGCAGGTAATTGTTTCCTGCAGCCCGGGTGTGTACCTGCTGACAGATACCGATGGAGACGACAAAGCCGACACCAAAGAATTACTATTTACCGGCATCGGCGGCAAGCAGCATGACCATGCTGTTCATGCCTTTGTTTTCGGGCCGGATGGCAAATTATATTTTAATTTCGGGAATGAGGGGAAGACGATCCTGGACAAAAACGGGAAAGCTTTATACGATCCGCTCGGCCGCCTAATCAGTGCGGAAGGGGAGCCGTACCGTCAGGGCATGGCTTTTCGCTGTAACCCCGACGGCTCGGAACTGGAAGTAATCGGGCATAATTTCCGGAACCCTTATGAACTGGCTGTGGATTCCTACGGGAGTGTCTGGCAAACGGATAATGACGATGACGGCAATCGCAGCACCCGCGTGAATTATGTGATGGAGTACGGCAATTACGGCTACTCTGACGAGCTGACCGGCGCCTGGTGGGGCGATTGGCGGATCAACCGCGAAGACTCCGTTCCCCTGCGGCATTGGCATCAGACCGACCCGGGAGTAGTTCCCAACCTGCTGGTAAACGGAGCCGGATCGCCCTCAGGGCTGTGCATGTACGAAGGGCAGTTGCTTCCCGAGGCATACAGGGGACAGCTTATTCACGCGGAAGCGGGCATGAACGCGGTGCGCGTTTATCCGGTTAGTCCCGATGGCGCCGGTTTCAAAGCAACCCGGGCTAACCTGCTTTTTTCAACCGAAGATAAATGGTTCCGCCCGGTGGATGTTTGCGCCGCCCCGGACGGTTCCCTCATGATCGCCGACTGGTACGATCCGGGTGTGGGCGGGCACCGTGCGGGTGACGTGGAACTTGGTAGGATCTACCGTATTGCGCCAAAGGGGCATGCTTACCGCCCGGAACAATCCGCATTTGATAGGCCGGAAGCCGCGGTAAAAGCGCTGGCAAGCCCGGCGCAGTCCGTTCGCTATCTGGCATGGACAGCCTTGCACGAAATGGGAAACCGGGCCGAACCGGCGCTCAGTAAGGCCTTTACTTCTTCGCATCGGACGATGCCGGGCAACTCTGCCGGCGGGCCGGCGGTAAGTTCGCCGTCCGAATCATCCGCACGCGAAGTAGCTTCACCGGAATCCCGGCTGCGGGCACGGGTTTTATGGTTGCTTAGCAAATTGCCGGAGAACGGGAAGCACTACCTGGAGCTGGCGCTTGCAGACAGTGACGAAAGGATCCGGGCAGCAGCCGTCCGCGCAGCCCGGCAAATGGACCTTGACCTTGTAGATGTACTCGGAAAAGTGGCGGATGATCCTTCCCCGCTGGTCCGCCGCACGGCCCTGGTTGCTATGCATTACGTAAATTCCCCGGAAATGCCCGCATTATGGGCCCGGTTCGCATCTCATTATGACGGCCGCGACCCCTGGTATCTTGAAGCCCTGGGCATAGCCGCGGAAAATAACCCGGATGCCTGCTTTTCGGCCTGGCTGGAAAACGGCGGCGATCCTGCTTCCCCGGCCGGCAAAAAGATCGTGTGGCGATCCGGCTCCGCAATGGCGCTGCCGCTGCTGGCAGAAATGGCCGCTGCCAGGGAAATCAGTGATGAAGAAAGAAGGCAGCTTTTCCGGGCCATTGAATTCCATAAGGGAAAACAAAAGCAGGAAATACTGCTGTCTCTTATCAGGAAACAGGACGCTGGCGAAAGAACAGCCGCCTATGCGCTGATGCTGGCCGAACCGGAAAGCCTTCCTAAGACTTTTGCCATGAGCCAGGCCATTGAGAACAGCCTGCGGGACCTGGAGGGCGAACCGGAGTACATCCATCTCGTTGCCCGCTTTCAGCTCAAAGGGAAGTCTCCTGAACTAATGGAAATCGCCCTGGATACGCTTGCCGGGCAGGAAATGCGTGAGAATGCATTGAATACGATAGTGAACCTGGACCTTACCGGCGACATCCGTTCGGTGATCGACCGCGATGACGAAGGTTCGCTGCTCCTGGCTGGCTTGCTGAAGGAAGCCGACGACGACCGCATTTTTAAAGAGCTGCAGCGTATTATCCTGGAAGAAAATTTTAGCGAAGACCTTCGCCGGGAAGCGCTTAATTCCCTGGGCGCCACCTGGACCGGCAGTGACAAATTGATGCTGCTGGCCGAAACGGACCGGTTACCCTCTCAATTCGAAACACTGGCACGTGAAATACTCACCTCCACCTGGCGGCCTGACGTACTCGCAAGGGCGCGTGCCTTTTACCAGGGAGGCGAAGAAGCGGAGCCTCTTCCTGAAATGTCCGTCCTGCTCAGTATTGACGGAGACATTACAGCGGGAGAAACTGTTTTTACCGCCTGGTGCAGCTCCTGTCATGTAATAAACGGAAAAGGAATACAATTCGGGCCGGAACTTTCTGAAATAGGCGCTAAACTTTCCGAAGAAGCCCTGTACGATGCCATCATTTACCCGGACAAAGGCATTAATTTCGGATTCGAGGGATATACCGTTCACCTTAAAGACGGCAGCAGCCTGACCGGCTATATCACCGGCGAAACCGCTGCAGAAGTTTCCCTGCGCAGCATTGGCGGCCAGACGCATAAACTGCAAACGGCGGATATTATTTCCAGGGAAAGCTATGAGCATTCCCTGATGCCCTCCGGCCTTGGGCAAGCAATGGGAAAAAACCAGTTGGCGAACCTGGTCGCCTACCTAAGCAGTCTTAAATCGCGGAAATAA